A genomic region of Candidatus Thermoplasmatota archaeon contains the following coding sequences:
- a CDS encoding M28 family peptidase produces the protein MSRAAGIVVVLLAAALAGCVAPADAPAPDSAAPAALLRPLSVPAFDGARFVAELEAFVDAFPQRQHNLPDHLGSRDALAVALAEAGLAVWRQSFEGSRVPGENVCGLAIGLVEPTAWIIVGAHFDTITTGERRLGATSPLAAASQGAYDNGAGTRIVLELARAFARQDLPRSVAFCFFDLEEWGLEGSEAIHRAIRPGSASFPHAVERVHAMLNFDMFGIVWPVRTPVVAITNSETLFAFGREAARAAAVPEDLYVRGSGNDVGGSDHEHWIEEGVPTLYFSSQFDHLGAPTPVPHPFPVPYTPVGAYPFWHQADTMETLTAMAGGPDMLRASFVTALAVSAGTLAQALQADALDPR, from the coding sequence ATGAGCCGGGCCGCAGGCATCGTCGTCGTCCTTCTTGCCGCCGCCTTGGCCGGCTGCGTGGCGCCCGCGGATGCTCCAGCACCGGATTCGGCGGCTCCGGCGGCCCTGCTCCGGCCGCTGTCGGTTCCCGCGTTCGACGGGGCCCGTTTCGTCGCGGAGCTCGAAGCGTTCGTGGACGCCTTCCCGCAACGGCAGCACAACCTGCCCGACCACCTGGGTTCCCGCGACGCGCTGGCGGTCGCGCTGGCCGAGGCGGGGCTTGCCGTGTGGCGGCAGAGCTTCGAGGGCTCGCGCGTGCCGGGCGAGAACGTGTGCGGCCTTGCGATCGGACTCGTGGAGCCCACCGCGTGGATCATCGTCGGCGCGCACTTCGACACGATCACCACCGGCGAGCGCCGCCTGGGCGCCACAAGCCCGCTTGCGGCCGCAAGCCAGGGCGCCTACGACAACGGAGCCGGCACGCGAATCGTGCTCGAGCTGGCGCGCGCGTTTGCCCGGCAGGACCTGCCGCGCTCCGTCGCCTTCTGCTTCTTCGACCTCGAGGAGTGGGGACTGGAGGGAAGCGAGGCCATCCATCGCGCCATCCGTCCCGGATCGGCAAGCTTCCCGCACGCGGTCGAGCGCGTGCACGCCATGCTCAACTTCGACATGTTTGGCATCGTGTGGCCGGTGCGAACGCCCGTCGTGGCGATCACGAACTCCGAGACCCTCTTCGCGTTTGGTCGCGAGGCGGCGCGGGCCGCCGCCGTGCCGGAGGACCTCTACGTGCGGGGCTCGGGCAACGACGTCGGAGGCTCCGACCACGAGCACTGGATCGAGGAAGGCGTGCCCACGTTGTACTTCTCCAGCCAATTCGACCACCTCGGCGCCCCCACGCCCGTCCCGCACCCGTTTCCGGTCCCCTACACGCCCGTCGGCGCCTACCCGTTCTGGCACCAGGCCGACACGATGGAGACTCTCACCGCCATGGCCGGTGGTCCCGACATGCTGCGCGCAAGCTTCGTGACGGCCCTTGCCGTCTCCGCCGGGACGCTCGCGCAGGCCTTGCAAGCCGACGCGCTCGATCCCCGCTAG
- a CDS encoding OB-fold domain-containing protein — MTSVVPNPAAELPYLLDFYPLQGAEHTRIHPFFDNLRAGKLTTTRCRRCLALHWQPRAVCPDCSSEDLEWVELPSEGTVFAHTALLKGAPYGMERDMPLTIAVVELAAQPIGSAGPSGTAGSAKAPGRTLRILSRIEGATHEQLRIGQRVRLRIVNLPDGRVFYRFARA, encoded by the coding sequence ATGACCTCGGTCGTCCCGAACCCGGCCGCGGAGCTTCCGTACCTTCTCGACTTCTATCCGCTCCAGGGCGCCGAGCACACGCGCATCCACCCGTTCTTCGACAACCTTCGCGCGGGGAAGCTCACGACGACACGATGCAGGCGCTGCTTGGCGCTCCACTGGCAGCCGCGCGCCGTGTGCCCCGACTGCTCGTCGGAGGACCTCGAATGGGTGGAGCTTCCCTCCGAGGGCACGGTCTTTGCGCACACGGCTCTCCTCAAGGGAGCGCCCTACGGCATGGAGAGGGACATGCCGCTTACGATCGCCGTGGTCGAGCTTGCCGCCCAGCCCATCGGCTCCGCGGGGCCCAGCGGAACCGCCGGCTCCGCCAAGGCGCCCGGGCGCACGCTTCGGATCCTCTCGCGAATCGAGGGCGCCACCCACGAGCAGCTCCGCATCGGCCAACGGGTCCGTCTCCGGATCGTGAACCTTCCCGACGGGCGCGTATTCTACCGCTTCGCGCGGGCCTAG
- the dinB gene encoding DNA polymerase IV, whose amino-acid sequence MQGVRRILHVDLDAFFASVEVRERPELSGLPVIVGADPKRGAGRGVVTTASYEARKFGVRSAMPISQAWRLCPQGVYVPPRHELYGAVSDRVFDVLRETGAVVEAASIDEAYLDATGVTADLAAAEDLARKIQREIEARERITASVGVAASKLVAKIATDMRKPRGLTVVPEGAEASFLAPLPARKIPGVGPKTESALAAMGVRTCGELARVAPAKLAAAFGSFGPRLAELARGIDPSPVVAVWERKSLGSETTYERDESDPARWGQTLDALCDEIAQGLRDERLLARTVTLKVRLADFTTFTRARTLTRPTAEAGVLRAAARDLLSDALSPPATVRLLGVRATHLSDAALRQATLDEWPVDVAESPWRPVVRDRSSWF is encoded by the coding sequence GTGCAAGGCGTCCGCCGAATCCTCCACGTCGATCTCGACGCTTTCTTCGCGTCCGTCGAGGTTCGCGAGCGGCCGGAGCTTTCGGGCCTTCCCGTGATCGTGGGCGCCGACCCCAAGCGCGGCGCGGGCCGCGGCGTCGTGACGACGGCAAGCTACGAGGCGCGCAAGTTTGGCGTCCGCAGCGCCATGCCCATCTCGCAGGCCTGGCGCCTGTGCCCGCAGGGCGTCTACGTTCCCCCGCGCCACGAGCTCTACGGAGCCGTGAGCGACCGCGTGTTCGACGTGCTGCGGGAGACCGGAGCCGTCGTCGAGGCGGCGTCGATCGACGAGGCCTACCTCGACGCGACGGGCGTCACGGCCGACCTTGCGGCCGCCGAGGACCTCGCGCGGAAGATCCAGCGCGAGATCGAGGCGCGGGAGAGGATCACGGCAAGCGTGGGCGTGGCGGCCTCGAAGCTCGTCGCCAAGATCGCCACGGACATGCGAAAGCCCCGCGGGCTCACCGTGGTGCCCGAAGGCGCGGAGGCCTCGTTCCTCGCCCCGCTTCCGGCGCGCAAGATTCCGGGCGTGGGCCCGAAGACGGAATCCGCCCTTGCGGCCATGGGCGTTCGCACCTGCGGCGAGCTCGCCCGCGTTGCCCCTGCCAAGCTTGCGGCCGCCTTTGGAAGCTTCGGCCCGCGCTTGGCCGAGCTTGCGCGCGGGATCGACCCGTCGCCCGTCGTGGCGGTGTGGGAGCGTAAGAGCCTGGGGTCCGAGACGACCTACGAGCGGGACGAATCCGATCCGGCGCGGTGGGGGCAGACGCTCGACGCGCTCTGCGACGAGATCGCGCAGGGCCTGCGGGACGAGCGGCTGCTTGCGCGCACGGTCACTCTCAAAGTGCGCTTGGCGGACTTCACGACGTTCACGCGCGCGCGCACGCTTACGCGGCCCACGGCCGAGGCCGGCGTCCTTCGAGCCGCGGCGCGGGACCTTCTTTCCGACGCGCTGTCGCCGCCGGCCACCGTGCGGCTCTTGGGCGTCCGGGCCACGCACCTCTCGGACGCCGCGCTGCGGCAGGCCACGCTCGACGAGTGGCCCGTCGAC